The following are from one region of the Magallana gigas chromosome 6, xbMagGiga1.1, whole genome shotgun sequence genome:
- the LOC105317416 gene encoding micronuclear linker histone polyprotein — protein MDMIPTTDLNSNHSESEDRHFSIELNNNPQNNENGTKLSKTENIITGKENSNSLEDDKVNESDLRNEMKGKKSAEISNRPLAKARPLSTKSNRSTDSKDKGKRRGPSHLLKGKLLDKRRSSSSDLVKGKGPTLSKKLVKKQEISRQSGVAGGSTQDNEQTGSKLSITEEPVKPKDNGGRPDSSKSKMTGNGHINIDSANQTDKIKALSHDNKTKPTGIKKTWQRFKSEKVKEKQLISSQGNGSLPKDAQSSNVGDNSVEKQILEETITNPAAILTKNTSNEKPKDISDIKESFTSDLNQVSTNDGECSNSATEPAVQYANHSKDPEDEKTKSVVSNSDSWIQSAIPYLPLGLSAICLLMNIIIPGSGTVLSGFSILFCGETRIQAKEDQKTVTLCVNVWVGVSQLFTVTFLFVGWFWSLAWGIKLVTLSVEYKRQLKQKRERELQVIALKAFGSSMQVRPMFSVVTE, from the exons ATGGATATGATACCGACAACTGACCTGAATTCCAATCACTCGGAATCAGAGGATCGACATTTCAGTATAGAATTGAATAATAATCCACAAAACAACGAAAATGGAACTAAATTAAGTAAAACGGAAAATATAATCACCGGAAAAGAAAACTCAAATTCATTAGAAGACGACAAAGTTAATGAAAGTGATTTACGTAACGAAATGAAAGGAAAAAAGAGTGCCGAGATTAGTAACCGTCCCCTAGCAAAAGCAAGACCTTTGTCTACAAAAAGTAACCGTAGTACTGATTCCAAAGATAAAGGCAAAAGAAGAGGACCGAGTCATCTCTTGAAAGGTAAACTCTTGGACAAACGAAGAAGCAGTTCATCTGATCTTGTCAAAGGAAAAGGGCCGACACTGTCAAAAAAGCTTGTAAAAAAGCAAGAGATATCCAGACAGTCTGGAGTAGCTGGAGGATCAACCCAAGACAACGAGCAAACAGGCTCAAAGCTAAGTATAACAGAGGAACCTGTAAAACCAAAGGACAATGGTGGTAGACCGGACAGTTCAAAGAGTAAAATGACGGGAAATGGACATATTAATATAGATAGTGCCAACCAAACAGACAAAATAAAAGCTCTGTCTCAcgataataaaacaaaacccACTGGAATTAAAAAGACGTGGCAGAGATTTAAATCTGAGAAAgtgaaagaaaaacagttaatttCTTCACAAGGAAATGGGTCATTACCAAAAGACGCACAATCTTCAAATGTTGGAGACAACAGTGTAGAGAAACAAATACTGGAAGAAACGATAACAAATCCTGCTGCAATTCTAACAAAAAACACCTCGAACGAAAAACCAAAAGATATCTCAGATATCAAGGAATCGTTTACATCAGATTTAAATCAAGTGTCAACGAACGATGGCGAATGTTCCAACTCGGCCACAGAGCCCGCTGTTCAGTATGCAAACCATTCTAAAGATCCCGAAGATGAAAAGACAAAATCAGTGGTGTCTAATTCCGACTCATGGATTCAATCTGCCATACCGTATCTTCCATTAGGATTATCAGCGATTTGCTTATTGATGAATATCATCATACCTGGTTCAG GGACGGTATTGAGTGGATTTTCCATCCTCTTTTGCGGCGAGACAAGGATACAAGCAAAAGAAGACCAAAAGACTGTGACACTTTGCGTCAACGTATGGGTGGGCGTGTCCCAGCTGTTCACCGTCACCTTCCTGTTTGTGGGGTGGTTCTGGAGTCTGGCCTGGGGCATCAAACTCGTCACGCTCTCAG TGGAATACAAACGGCAATTAAAACAGAAGAGGGAAAGGGAATTACAAGTCATTGCTTTGAAAGCTTTTGGATCATCCATGCAAGTACGTCCAATGTTTTCCGTAGTTACCGAGTGA
- the LOC105317414 gene encoding testis-specific gene A8 protein-like — protein sequence MKVLAQALVLVALVFLVESRKIHFQSASLDGKIREKRQAQSNANDTATEAILKNEEQTVSEPTPSETVVKSPTEITANSLSEPAPSQAEPNTEAPTDATTESAVNILADPPVEQNANPDAAAAEAVDPETTANVAVATEVTTTEATGTATEAAAEVTATEATGTAPEAAADGTTTQATGTATDVATEGAVAEATGTAPDTGAATDAVSEGTTGGTTTGVAVEGTTSTAAPEVVTPKAVLKKKQRMTKKQRAAIRAAKKRARLAKAKRNKAAKNVKVESRKLKKAHRKAKANAKKQKRLERKREKRLSNKKGAKKRKRSVKKYKKSRV from the exons ATGAAGGTCCTTGCACAAGCATTGGTCTTGGTCGCTCTCGTTTTTCTGGTGGAATCGAGAAAG atCCACTTTCAGTCAGCAAGTCTAGATGGGAAAATAAGAG AGAAAAGACAAGCGCAATCAAATGCTAACGATACAGCGACCGAAGCAATTCTAAAAAATGAAGAGCAGACAGTATCTGAACCGACTCCAAGCGAAACAGTAGTTAAATCCCCTACTGAAATAACTGCCAATTCATTATCAGAGCCTGCACCAAGCCAGGCAGAACCAAACACCGAAGCTCCTACAGACGCGACCACAGAATCCGCTGTGAATATACTGGCCGATCCTCCTGTGGAACAAAATGCCAATCCTGATGCTGCAGCTGCAGAGGCTGTAGACCCCGAAACCACAGCAAATGTTGCAGTTGCAACTGAAGTTACTACCACTGAGGCAACAGGAACTGCCACAGAGGCTGCTGCTGAAGTGACCGCCACTGAGGCAACAGGAACCGCACCAGAGGCTGCTGCTGATGGGACCACCACTCAAGCAACAGGAACTGCCACAGATGTTGCTACTGAAGGGGCTGTGGCTGAAGCAACAGGAACTGCACCAGATACGGGAGCTGCCACTGATGCCGTATCAGAGGGTACAACTGGAGGAACAACAACAGGGGTAGCTGTAGAGGGAACTACCTCCACTGCAGCACCCGAAGTTGTAACACCAAAGGCTGTGTTAAAGAAGAAACAAAGGATGACAAAGAAACAAAGAGCTGCTATTAGGGCGGCAAAAAAACGTGCAAGGTTGGCTAAGGCGAAAAGGAACAAGGCGGCTAAGAACGTAAAGGTCGAAagtagaaaactaaaaaaggcaCACAGAAAAGCAAAGGCTAatgctaaaaaacaaaaaaggttAGAGAGAAAACGTGAAAAGAGACTCTCAAATAAAAAAGGAGCTAAAAAGCGAAAGAGATCAGTCAAGAAATACAAGAAGTCTAGAGTATAA
- the LOC105317413 gene encoding serine/arginine repetitive matrix protein 2, with the protein MNAVVGLLVVFCSFLLLDSSHQEDLQLFNGARNKRAVAIGDPLNTETTTTEAPEPPEPTDPPRTSWRRRNRVGGARNSTTGSRVSRRRNRVGGARNSTTGGSRRRSRTNRIRSSGNSTVAGSRASRRNRRKNRRLQQQSTTTEAP; encoded by the exons ATGAACGCTGTGGTTGGACTTTTAGTCGTTTTCTGTAGCTTCTTGCTGCTGGATTCCTCACATCAg GAGGATTTACAACTGTTCAATGGAG CAAGAAACAAACGTGCAGTAGCCATAGGGGATCCACTGAACACTGAAACAACAACCACCGAGGCCCCGGAACCACCCGAGCCAACAGACCCACCCAGGACATCATGGCGAAGGAGAAACCGGGTGGGTGGAGCCAGGAACTCAACTACAGGAAGCAGGGTATCTAGAAGAAGAAACCGAGTGGGAGGGGCCAGAAACTCCACCACAGGAGGGTCAAGACGAAGGTCAAGGACAAACAGGATTCGGTCGTCTGGAAATTCGACAGTAGCAGGGTCTAGGGCGAGCAGGAGAAATAGAAGAAAGAATAGAAGATTACAGCAACAATCTACGACAACCGAAGCGCCTTGA